One stretch of Schlesneria sp. DSM 10557 DNA includes these proteins:
- a CDS encoding GntP family permease gives MGLVGILLSLSLLMWLSYRGWTILLVAPAAALLAAAISGEPLLAHWTLTFMRGASEFLAQWFPMFLLGGLFGKLMDDSGSITSIARFLTEQLGTRRTMLSVVLASTVVTYGGVSVFVAFFVLVPMAKEMFRAANIPRRLMPAAIGLGAFTFTMSALPGSPSINNAIPMPYFGTTTYAAPGLGIIASVVIAAFGLWWLSRAEAIARKAEEGYGDVSQDPPIIDEKLREHATAVGDFDPAEFNHGERSTFEPSFAMAILPLAVVIVVNFLMSQVILPAIDFSYLAKAEWGQTHIGAVAGVWSVVTALATGSLTVILVNVQRLPSLRETLDAGANSSVLPMLTIASLVGFGVVIASLPAFGLVRDAVLSIQGGPLISLTIAMNALAGLTGTASGGMAIALNALGDTYLKIAEEQGIHPGLMHRLTTISAGTLDALPHNGTVLLLLHISGLSHRESYLDMVMTVIVSCVIGLFVVLVLGSVFGSF, from the coding sequence ATGGGATTAGTCGGAATCTTGCTCTCGTTGTCATTGCTGATGTGGCTGTCTTACCGAGGCTGGACGATTCTGCTCGTCGCACCCGCCGCGGCCTTGCTTGCAGCCGCAATCTCGGGCGAACCGCTGCTCGCCCATTGGACGCTCACCTTCATGAGAGGAGCGTCTGAGTTTCTCGCCCAGTGGTTTCCGATGTTTCTGCTGGGAGGATTGTTCGGAAAACTGATGGACGACAGTGGATCGATCACCTCGATTGCCCGATTTCTCACAGAACAACTGGGAACGCGTCGGACGATGCTGTCGGTGGTCCTTGCATCCACAGTTGTCACGTACGGCGGCGTCAGCGTGTTTGTGGCCTTTTTTGTGCTGGTTCCGATGGCGAAAGAAATGTTTCGGGCTGCGAACATTCCCCGCAGACTGATGCCGGCAGCAATTGGACTCGGCGCGTTCACGTTCACAATGTCAGCCTTACCCGGGTCCCCCTCCATCAACAACGCGATTCCGATGCCTTACTTCGGGACCACAACGTATGCTGCCCCCGGGTTGGGGATCATCGCTTCCGTGGTCATCGCCGCATTCGGCCTGTGGTGGCTCTCGCGCGCGGAAGCGATCGCTCGAAAGGCCGAGGAGGGCTACGGTGATGTTTCACAGGATCCCCCGATCATTGACGAAAAACTCCGCGAGCACGCGACGGCGGTGGGCGACTTCGATCCTGCCGAATTCAACCACGGTGAAAGATCGACGTTCGAACCGTCCTTCGCGATGGCAATTCTGCCACTGGCTGTGGTCATCGTCGTGAATTTCCTGATGTCGCAAGTAATCCTCCCGGCGATTGATTTTTCCTATCTTGCGAAAGCGGAATGGGGTCAGACTCACATTGGTGCCGTCGCTGGTGTCTGGTCAGTGGTGACGGCTCTCGCAACGGGGAGTCTCACTGTCATCCTCGTGAACGTTCAGCGTCTGCCGTCACTGCGCGAGACACTCGACGCCGGGGCCAACTCGTCGGTTCTGCCAATGCTCACCATCGCCAGCCTGGTCGGCTTCGGTGTCGTCATCGCCTCACTTCCGGCCTTTGGTCTCGTTCGAGACGCGGTCCTGTCCATTCAGGGAGGCCCATTGATCTCCCTGACCATCGCGATGAATGCTCTGGCTGGCCTGACCGGAACTGCATCGGGTGGGATGGCGATCGCCCTCAACGCATTAGGTGACACTTATTTGAAGATTGCGGAAGAACAGGGGATTCATCCCGGGCTGATGCATCGGCTGACCACAATCAGTGCGGGAACCCTCGATGCACTTCCCCACAATGGTACGGTGCTGCTACTACTTCACATCAGCGGGTTGTCTCATCGTGAGAGCTATCTCGACATGGTGATGACGGTGATTGTGAGCTGTGTGATCGGCCTGTTCGTCGTCCTCGTACTGGGCTCGGTATTCGGGTCATTCTAG